The Caloenas nicobarica isolate bCalNic1 chromosome Z, bCalNic1.hap1, whole genome shotgun sequence genome has a segment encoding these proteins:
- the LOC136001652 gene encoding zinc-regulated GTPase metalloprotein activator 1A-like isoform X5 produces MEDEDCPDLVPIEAGGAEEAESSPSGKIPVTIITGYLGAGKTTLLNYILTEQHNKRIAVILNEFGEGSALEKSLAISQGGELYEEWLELRNGCLCCSVK; encoded by the exons ATGGAGGACGAAGACTGCCCCGACCTGGTCCCGATAGAGGCCGGCGGCGCCGAGGAGGCTGAGTCCAGCCCCAGCGGGAAGATCCCCGTGACCATCATTACGGGCTACTTAG GAGCTGGAAAAACAACTCTTCTAAATTACATACTGACAGAACAGCATAATAAACGAATAGCAGTTATTCTGAATGAGTTTGGAGAAG GAAGTGCCTTGGAGAAGTCCCTGGCAATCAGTCAAGGAGGAGAACTCTATGAAGAATGGCTGGAGCTCAGGAATGGCTGCCTGTGCTGTTCAGTAAAGTAA